GCGTCGGCCGAGACGTTTGCGGAGACGGTGGTCTGCAGGCCGGCGCCTGAGGGGATGCCGGTCAGGTTCGCCGAGACGGAGGCGGTAACCGTACCGATGCCGTCAAGGACCGTGGTGATCGGCGTGGTGGTGAGGGTGATCCCGGCGACCGTGCCGTTCACGGTGCCGTTCACGACGGTGGGAGCGCCTTCAGTCCTGATGTTGAGGCTGAAGGTGCCCTCCTCAATCCGGATGGTGTTCCCGGAGACGGTGGCGTTGGTGGCGGAGGTGTTGACCCGGACCTCCTGCTTCCCATCGCCATTCGTCGTCATGTTGCAGCCCGGGACGTTCAGGGGCAAGTCTTTCGTCTGGTCACCGTGCGGCGGCGTCACCGTCACTGTGGCCGTGCCGACCGCACCATTCGCCCCGGCGCTGACCGTGGTCGTGCCGATCTTATGGGCGGTGAAGTATCCGGTGGCGTTCACCGTGCCGACGGTGGCGTCGGACGACGTCCACCCGAAGGCGAGGGGCGAGATCTCAGCGCCGTTGTCGTCATAGGCGACGGCGCTGAACGTCAGGACGTCGCCGGGGGTAAGCGAAGACGTCTGCGGTGTAAGGACGATCGAGGCCGGAGCGAGAATAACGCCGTCCTTCCAGGGGCCGCACAGGGGGTAATTGTCGATCTGTGTCGACGACGACGTCGTGATGACGAAGCGTTCGTCGCCGATACCGTCGGTATTCGAGTCGTTACAGGTAAAGGAGGAGCCCCAGAAGTTTCCGAGGTACGAGGGCCGCGCCTCACCGTGGACCATATAGGTCACTGGTTCGGTGGAGTTCCACTGCCAGGATGCAGCAGGTTGATTGGCTATCCATCCATGTGCAGATGGTGTGTTGAACGTGTTGAGGTATGCGATGTTTGAACCGCCTCTCCTGATGAACATTGCATATTGCCCGCCCGTGAACGTGTTGGAGACGAAGAGGTTGTCGGTGGCGAAATACGCCTCAATGCCTCCGACACTGATATTTCTGAACTGGTTTCCTGAGACGATATTCGATTCCGAGGAAAGTATGGACAATCCATAGTCGCCGCTGTCATGGATCTCGTTCCCTGTGATAGTGTTATCCGTGGCATACCTGACGCATATCGGACCGAAGAGATCTGTTGCATCGGTGATGTTATAGAGAACATTGTTGGAGATCGTGTTCCCGCTTGATCCCCTGACGCTATTGTCCCATAGGGACGCCTGACCATCCAGCCAGATCCCTCTGTAGGTCACATCATGAATGGTATTTCCGGTGATGGTGGAGTTGTGCGCCATCCTGACGCTAATGCCCAGATAGTCGTCGAAAACATCATTTCCTGCAATGGTAAGGTTATCGCATTCATAGGAATAGACGGCATTTCGCACGTACCACTTACCGACAGAATAAGTAAGGTCCGTCCCGGTGAGGGAGAATCCCTCGACGGTGACATTATCTGATCGTATCGTGACGATGTTGTCGTTCGTATCCGCCGGCCGGATGATCGTCGATGACGACCCGTTCATCGATCCAAGGTACACCGACCGGTCGAGGACGACATTTTCAACATAGGTGCCGTCCCTGACGATGATGCGGTCGCCATCGAACGCCGCGTCGACGGCCGCCTGGATGGTGGTGAAATCTCCTCCGCCGGAGGCATCGACGTACAGGGTGATCGGACTGTCGGGGTGGACGGTGATGGTGGTGTTGCCTTTCACCGTGCTGTTTGAGGCGGTGACCACCGTTTTGCCGGCGGTAAGGGCGGTGAAGTGCCCGGTGGCGCTCACCGTGCCGACCGTCTCGTTGCTGCTCGTCCAGGCGAAGACGAACCCCTCCATCTGGTTCCCGTACTGGTCGATGGCCGTTGCATTGAGCGAGAGTCCATCCCCTTTGAGGACGAGGGGGTTCTTCGGCACAAGAGAGATTGTGGTGAGTTTGGGCGCGGTGTTCTCGGTAATCGCATAGAGTTTACTGTCGCTCGACCCGACGTAGATAGTGCCGTCCGCACCGATGGAGGGTGCGTAGAAGAACCGCGAGGTGGTATTCGGATTGGCGAACGACCACTTCAGGGTGCCGTCTGAACCGATCGCATAGAGGTTCCGATCGTTCATGTCGGTGGACGGGATATAGACGGTACCTTCGGCATCGACGGCCGGTGCCTCCGTGATGGTGCCGGTGGTCGTATAGGACCACTTTAAGGTGCCGTCGGGGTTCACGGCGTTGACGGTCTTGCTGGCCGAACCCACGTAGATCGTGCCGTCGCTACCGATCGCCGGGGACGCAACGGCGCCGCCGGCGGCGTACGACCACTTCAGGGTGCCGTCGGGATTCAGGGCATAGAGGCTGCCGTCGGCCGAACCGGTGTAGATCGTGCCGTCGGAACCGATCGCAGGGGCTGTGTTGACCGCACCGCCGGTGGTGTACGACCATTTCAGGGTGCCGTCTGGGTTCAGAGCATAGACCTTCATGTCGGCCGAACCGGCATAGATCGTACCGTCCGAACCGATCGCCGGGGCCGAGGAGACGGCACCGCCGGCCGTGTACGACCATTTCTCCGTGCCGTCAGGATTGAGGGCGTGGATCTTCTTGTCGGCGGAGCCGGCATAGATCGTGCCGTCGGACCCGAACGCCGGGGCCGAGGAGACGGCGCCGCCGGTCGCGAAAGTCCACTTCAGAGTGCCGTCGGAGTTGACGGCATAGATCTTCATGTCACGGCAGCCGAAGTAGACGGTGCCGTTGCTGTCGATCGCCGCCGCCGTATAGATCTGGTGACCTGCGGCGTACGACCACTTCAGCGTGCCGTCGGGGTTGACGGCGTGGAGTTTTCTGTCCCGGGAGCCGACATAAATCGTTCCGTTCCGGTCGATCACAGGCTGAACCGTGAGGAAACCGGCCGTCTTGTACGACCATTTCTGCATCGGGTCGCTCGGTCCGATATAGGGACTCTGCCCGGTATGTCTCAGGTCATGCCCTGCCATCGGCCACGCCGAGTCGGCAAGGCCGCCCGACTGCTCGGTGACGGTCACCGCCGCCGTGCCCTCGACCGCACCGTACGAGGCGGTGACATTCGTCGTGCCGGCGGCGATGGCGGTGAAGGTGCCGCTGGCGTTCACCGTGCCCACGGTCTCATTCGAACTCGACCAGACAACGGTGATGCCGGTCATGGCGTTGTCGGCGGCGTCATAGGCCGTGGCGGTGAACTGCTGGTCGTCGCCGACGGCAAGGGCGGCTATGGCCGGGGCGACCTCGATCCTGGAGGGAGCGGGGCCGGACCCTGCGCCGATAACCGAGTAGCCGCTCGTCTCCTTGCCCGTCGCGCCCGTCAGGAGGGCGTTGCTCCAGGCGACCATATTGTCGCCGTTGTTCGAGTTCTTGCAGTAGCCGTAGACATTGAAGGCCGCGAAGGACTCCAGGTTCTCGAAGGAGTAATTGATCCGCACCGCACCCCGATTTTCGAGGTCAGCGTTCGGGGCGAGCACGCCGGCGTTCAGGTCGATGAACATCATCTGGAAGGTGTTCGACGTGTCGTTCATGTCCTGACCGAAATAGATCGGGTAGTCGAAACCGTTGCCGGTCGGCTTCCAGATCTGCGGGCCGTACCTGAAGTCCTCCTTCGTGAAGACCTCGTCGAGGGCAACGGGCTGGTAGGTCACGGTGTCAAGGGGCGGGGCCTGGTTGCTCACCGGGTTCGGGGTCCAGGTGTAGCCGTCGGCCTTCACACGCAGCCTGAAGTCGTCGGGGACCGTGCCGTTCACCGCGACCATCAGGATGATCTCGTCCTCGTAGTGCTTGCCGCCAGAGTCGGTCGCATAGAAGGTGCCGCTCTGGTTCTCGGAGACGGTCACCTGACCGAAGTTTGCCGCAGGGTCGGTGGAGATATGCAGGGCGTTGAGGCCGCGGTCGTAGCCTTCGAACCTGACATTGTAGGTGTTGTTCCCGAAGGCGTTGTACTTCACGCCGGCGTCGTTGACGACGGTGAAGAAGACATTGTTGTAGTCGGGGAGGGGCTGGATGCCGGAGGGGGCCGCCCCGGTGACGGTCACATCGGCAGTACCCTCGAAAGTGCCGTTCGCAGCGGTGAGCGTGGTCGTGCCTGTGGCAAGGGCCGTGAAGTAGCCGGTCTCATTTACCGTGCCGACCGTCTCGTCGCTGCTCGACCATGCGATGGCTATGTCTCTCATAGGCCGGTCGTTCTGGTCGAGGGCAGTGGCAGTGAACTGCATCGAGGTGCCGATCCCGACGTCAGCGCTTGCAGGAGTGACATTGATCGAGGTCAGAACCGGAGGAATGCCGGCGACGGAATACCCGCTCGTACCCGCGTTGGTCCCGCCAGCGGCGTTCACCATGTTGGTCCAGGAGATGCCCTGGGCCTGGAAAGAGGCGAGGCACCAGCCGTAGCCGTTGAAGGCGGCGAAGGTCTCAAGGTTCTCGAAGGAGTACTCCACCTTTGCATCGCCGTTGTCGGTGAAGGTGGCGCCGCTGAACTTCGAAGGTTCGATGTTCCCGACCTTCAGGTCGATGAACATCAGGCTGAAGGTGTTGTTGGTGTCGCTCACGTCCTGGTACTCGTAGAGGGGCAGGCCGGGCGGCAGATAGGGCTCGGCATTGCCCGGACCGGGCTTCCAGGTCTGCGGACCGTACAGGAAGTCTTCCTTCGTGAAGGTCTCGTCCACCGCACCATCGACGTAGGTGTAGTTGGTCGGGAGCTGGTTGACGACTGAGGAAGGCGTCCAGGTGTAGCCGCTCGTCTTGATGTGCACGGCGAAGTCGTCCGGGACCGTGCCGTTCACGGCAAGGAGGAGGACGATGGTGTCGTCAAAGCCGCGGCCGCCGGTGTTGGATACGTAAAAGACGCCGGACTGGTCGTTGCTCGTCGTCACCTGTCCACGATCGGCGCTGGTGTCGGCGGTGATGTGGAGTTCGTTCAAACCTCCGCCGTCGGCCTTGATGTAGTAAGTGCCGTTGTTTCCTGTACCATACACGCCGCCATCGAGATCGTACTTTATACCTCCATCATTTGACACATTGATGAAGACGTGGCGCGTTTGTTCGAGGGGCTCGGCCGAAGCCGGGGCGATACTGATGATCAGAAAGAGCAGGATGAGCGCTGCGGCGATCCACCGCAGGCGCCCACCGCCGCGTCCGGAATAATCTGTTATCATACCTGTGATTCCTCCCGTTTGAGGATAAAATATCGAATAATATACCGACTCAAGGTAATAGATCCTATTTAATTGCCCCAAATAGGTAATGATTGTACTATCGGGAAACAACAGAATAAATATCTTATTATTTTCAGACAAGTATATCAAATTTAGTTAACATGCGATGCGGTTGACGGACGCACCGACCGATGGAGAGAGATAAAAAAAGAGGAATTCGGGATTTACACGCTCAAAGGCTCACGGTGTAACCGCTGCTGCCCGCATCCAGGACCCTGTTGGTCCAGGAGATGCCCTGATCCTGATTGGACTGGTTGCACCAGGCATAGGCATTGAAGGCGCAGAAGCCGTCGAAGTTGCTGAGGGTGTAATCAACCTTCGCCATGCCATTACCTTCAAAGGAACTGTTGACGCCGAGCGCACCGACGTTCAGGTCGATGAACATGAACTTGAATGTGTTGGTAGTGTCGCTCATGTTCTGGCCGTAGAAGATGGGATACACCATAACACTCGACGATTTGTTTATCTGGTAACCATACGTGAAGTTGACATTTGTGAAGGTGTCATTCAGCGCTCCTGCCATGTAGTCGTCTACGGGGTCTACAACAGGTATGGAACCATCGCCCGTCGGCGTCCACTGGTAGCCACTCGAGTTAATAGCGAGAGTGAAGTCGGTGTCTGAACTGTTCGTAGCGAACATCAGAATGATGTCGTCGTCATAGCCCCTGCCGCCGGTGTCCGAGACGTAGAACGTGCCGGTATCGACCGTCGAGTTGGTTACCTGCCCATAAGCGCTGTTAGGGCTGGTGGTGATATGGAGGGCGTTGAGGCCGCCGCCGTCGAACTTCATGTAGTAGGTTTTGTCCGGTCCGTCGTACGTGGCGCCGTCCAGATTAAATCTCACTCCGTTGTCGTTTGCCACTGAAATAAAGCAATGCCTGTACGGCAGTGGAGTCAACGCAGCCGCCGGTGCGACCGTGATCGCAAGCATCATCAGGGCCACGGCAACCATGACCAGGCTCCTGATACCAGTGTTTTCTTTCATGGTTTTCACCTCTTTGCTCATTTTTTCGACCGGGTCACGCAAGTCAACAATTGTTGATTAACTGAGCGGATCAATCAACAAAAATATCATGAAGCGGACGAGATATAAAAATCATCCGATATTATATTCTCGATACTACAGAATAAAGACAAAATAAAAAGATCAAAAACTGCGTATCAGGCCTAAAATCAATTCTATCGTAGAAAAATATAACCCAAACTTTGAAAGCCGGTTCGGGTAAACGCTAGGCAAAGGCCCCTGTGAAAAAACGCGGCCATTTTGAGACCCTGCACAAACGCGACGCTGCCCTCTACCCTCTCTGCCCCTTTTTCATAGCACATCTCGATCAAGGGGGAAAGACCACACCTGCTGATTCGGAGACATCTCTTCACAACAGGATCTGCAAAACCGCATGATCTGGTATCCGACAGAGAAGAAGGGAAAACCTCTAGATGGAAGAACACCGGAGCGTTCCACCGTCCCCTGAAGATGAAAGCGGACGAAACTCCGGAGACTGAACGTGCAACCGAATGAGGTCGATAGGGGTGACCAGGTTGCGGCCCTTCCCCCTACATCCATAGAAACAACGAGAAATGCGGTGCGGGCGGAAAAACTCCATACAATAGCAAGGCAAGAGGAGAACAGATACCGATCAGGGGAGCAGGGGAAGGAGGGTGAGAACCCGAACCTGGATATGGCAATGCAGTGCAGAAGGTATGCCCGCGGCCGGAATGCCGCTGATCTCTTTCCGGTCGATGGGCCATGGAGTACCTGCTCCCGATCGTGCTTGCTCCGAGGTTTATATTTGTTGATTAACAGAAAGTGTTAATCAAACAAAAGAATTTGATAACTCCTGAAACCTTATAGTTTTCGCTTTGGCTCTCCGGGCATACCGGCCGCCGTAGCATCCCGGTCTGGTGCGATCTATATCCGAAAAAAGGCTGACTACAGAGATAGTTAAGTCAACAGGATTTATTGAACCAATATGGGGAAATCAACAGTGTAATAACGGCCACTCGCCATACCTGATGTCATATGGCTGTGATCCCGTGGAGATAACCGATTCGAAGAGAGATGACCTCACCGGGGAGGCGGAGGCGTGCAGACAGATGCTCCTCCCGGTGAAGGAGGAGATGCAGAAGGTGATCGTCGGACAGGAGGAGACGATCGACGGCCTCCTCACCGCCCTCGTGGCAGGGGGCAACGTCCTCCTCGAAGGGGTGCCCGGACTTGCAAAGACCCTCATCGTCCGGTCCCTCGCCTCCTGCATCGACTGCTCCTGCGCCCGCATCCAGTTCACCCCCGACCTCCTCCCCTCGGACATCACGGGGACGACGGTGTACAACCAGAAGGACGGCACCTTCTCCCTTGTCAGGGGCCCGGTCTTCCACAACATCATCCTCGCGGACGAGATCAACAGGGCGCCGCCGAAGGTGCAGTCCGCGCTCCTCGAAGCGATGCAGGAGAGGCAGGTGACGATCCAGGGCGAGACCCTGCCCCTCCCCGACCCCTTCTTTGTCCTCGCCACCCAGAACCCCCTCGAGTCAGAGGGCACCTATCCCCTCCCTGAGGCGCAGACAGACCGTTTCCTCTTCAAACTCCTCATCGACTACCCGACAGTCGCGGACGAGGTCGAGATCCTGGACAGGTACGCCTCAGGAACCAGCATCGCCCCGGCCTGCGTCCTCTCTGTCCGGGACCTCCAGAGAGTGCGGGCGGCGGCACGGGCCGTCCACGCCGACACCGCGGTGCGGGAGTACGCGGCCAGGGTGGTGGACGCCACGCGCCACCCGGCCGCGTACTGCCTCGACCTTGCAGACACCGTCACATGGGGGGCCTCGCCGCGGGCGACCATCGCCCTCGTCCTCGGAGCAAAATCCCGTGCCCTCCTCGCCGGCAGGGGCTACATCGTCCCCCATGACATCAAGGCCGTCGCCCACGCCGCCCTCCGCCACCGTATCCTCCTCACCTATGCCGCCGAGGCCGCGGGCACAGGTACCGATACGGTCGTCGACACCGTCCTTGAGGCCGTCGAGGTACCGTGATGGAGGAGGACATCGCCGCCCTGATCCGGGGGGTGCGGCCGGTGCCCCTCCAGGCCCTCCTCCCTGTCGGCGGCATGCAGGCAGGCAGGCACCGCTCCTGTCTCACCGGGCAGGGGGTCGAGTTTGCCGGGATCAGGGCCTATGTCCCGGGCGACGACGTCCGCACCATCGACTGGAAGGTGACCGCACGCCGGGGCGTCCCCTATGTGCGGGAGTACGCGGAGGACAGGGAGACGACCCTGTACCTCGCCGTCGACGTCTCGGCCTCTGCCGGTTTTTGCGGCACGGCAGGCAAGGAAGAGGCGATCATCGAGGCGGCGGCAGCGCTCGCCCTCGGCGCGGGGGAGAACGGCGACCGGGTCGGCCTCTGCCTCTTCTCAGACAGGGTGGAGACGTTCATCCCGGCGCGGCGGGGGAAGAGGCACATCGCCGCCGTCCTCTCCGCACTCCTCGACCGCCTCCCCTTCTCGGGGGGGACAGATATCGCCGCACCCCTCAGGTTCATCGCCGCCGCCGTCCCGAGGCGCTCCACCGTCGCCGTCGTCTCGGACTTCTTCGGAGACCCCTTCTTCGACGACCTCGCCATCCTGCGGCGGCGCCACGAGACCGTGCTCGTCAGGGTCGTCGACGCCGCGGAGGACGCGGTCCCTGATGTCGGCCTCATCTCCCTGGAGGACCCGGAGACAGGAGAGCAGATCCTCGCCGACACCTCAGACCCTGTCTTCAGGGCCGGGTACAGGGAGGCCGCAGAGGAGGAGGCGCGTGCCCTCGCCATCGGCGCCGGCACCTGCAGGACACCTCTCCTGCCCCTCAGGGCAGGGGACGACCTCTCCGATGCCGTAACGGGGAGGAGGAGGTAGATGCCAGGCTTTACTCATCCCCTCTGGCTCCTCGGCCTCCTCGGCCTCCCCATTCTTTACATCCTGTACCTGCGGGCGCAGAAGAGGCGGAAGACGGAGGCACTCCCCTTCTCCCGCGTCGCCCTCGTAAAGGCGGCCCTCCCGCGGCCGTCACAGCGGCCTCTCGCCCTCTTCCTCTTCACCCTCCTTGCGATCGGCCTCATCGTCACCGGCCTTGCCGGCCCGCACGTCCCCTTCGCCGGCGTCCACGAGGGGGTGAGCGTCGTCCTCGCCATCGACACCTCGGGGAGCATGGCCGCGGCCGACTATCCTCCGAACAGGCTTGAGGCCGCAAAGGCCGCCGGAGGCACCCTCCTCTCCGGCCTCGAAGAGGGCGACTATGCCGGCGTCGTCACCTTCGAGGCCGGGGCGATGAGCGCCGCCTACCTCTCCCCGGACCTGGCGCGGGTGGAGGGCAAACTCGCTACCGTCAGACTGAAGGACGGCCCGACCGCCCTCGGCGACGGCCTCGCCCTCGCGGTGGACATGGCCGACGCCATCCCGAACAGGAAGAAGGTCGTCGTCCTCCTCTCCGACGGCGTGAACAACGCGGGCATCATCACGCCCTTGGAGGCGGCGGCCTTCGCGCAGGAGCGCAACGTGCAGGTCTTCACCGTCGGGCTCGGTTCTGCCGCCCCCGCCGCCTTCGGGCCGACAGAGGACGGGACGATGCAGTACGCGGACCTCGACGAGGAGACCCTGCGGAGGATCGCGGAGGCGACAGGCGGGACCTATTATCGGTCTGTGGACGGCGGCACCCTGCAGGAGATCTATGCCTCCCTCCCGGGTGCGATCGCGCGGGAGCCCGAGGAGACAGACATCGCCGCACTCTTCTTCGCCGCCGCGGCCCTCGTCCTCCTCGCGGAGTGCTGGCTCAGGTACGGGCGGGGGCGGATCCTCCCGTGATCAGGAAGGTCCTCCTCCTTCTGTTCCTCCTCACGGCCGTCCAGACCTGCAGCGCCGGGGAGGTCGTCCTCACCGTGGCGGAGAGCGAGTACACCTTCCAGGTCGGTACCC
This window of the Methanofollis ethanolicus genome carries:
- a CDS encoding outer membrane protein assembly factor BamB family protein, with protein sequence MITDYSGRGGGRLRWIAAALILLFLIISIAPASAEPLEQTRHVFINVSNDGGIKYDLDGGVYGTGNNGTYYIKADGGGLNELHITADTSADRGQVTTSNDQSGVFYVSNTGGRGFDDTIVLLLAVNGTVPDDFAVHIKTSGYTWTPSSVVNQLPTNYTYVDGAVDETFTKEDFLYGPQTWKPGPGNAEPYLPPGLPLYEYQDVSDTNNTFSLMFIDLKVGNIEPSKFSGATFTDNGDAKVEYSFENLETFAAFNGYGWCLASFQAQGISWTNMVNAAGGTNAGTSGYSVAGIPPVLTSINVTPASADVGIGTSMQFTATALDQNDRPMRDIAIAWSSSDETVGTVNETGYFTALATGTTTLTAANGTFEGTADVTVTGAAPSGIQPLPDYNNVFFTVVNDAGVKYNAFGNNTYNVRFEGYDRGLNALHISTDPAANFGQVTVSENQSGTFYATDSGGKHYEDEIILMVAVNGTVPDDFRLRVKADGYTWTPNPVSNQAPPLDTVTYQPVALDEVFTKEDFRYGPQIWKPTGNGFDYPIYFGQDMNDTSNTFQMMFIDLNAGVLAPNADLENRGAVRINYSFENLESFAAFNVYGYCKNSNNGDNMVAWSNALLTGATGKETSGYSVIGAGSGPAPSRIEVAPAIAALAVGDDQQFTATAYDAADNAMTGITVVWSSSNETVGTVNASGTFTAIAAGTTNVTASYGAVEGTAAVTVTEQSGGLADSAWPMAGHDLRHTGQSPYIGPSDPMQKWSYKTAGFLTVQPVIDRNGTIYVGSRDRKLHAVNPDGTLKWSYAAGHQIYTAAAIDSNGTVYFGCRDMKIYAVNSDGTLKWTFATGGAVSSAPAFGSDGTIYAGSADKKIHALNPDGTEKWSYTAGGAVSSAPAIGSDGTIYAGSADMKVYALNPDGTLKWSYTTGGAVNTAPAIGSDGTIYTGSADGSLYALNPDGTLKWSYAAGGAVASPAIGSDGTIYVGSASKTVNAVNPDGTLKWSYTTTGTITEAPAVDAEGTVYIPSTDMNDRNLYAIGSDGTLKWSFANPNTTSRFFYAPSIGADGTIYVGSSDSKLYAITENTAPKLTTISLVPKNPLVLKGDGLSLNATAIDQYGNQMEGFVFAWTSSNETVGTVSATGHFTALTAGKTVVTASNSTVKGNTTITVHPDSPITLYVDASGGGDFTTIQAAVDAAFDGDRIIVRDGTYVENVVLDRSVYLGSMNGSSSTIIRPADTNDNIVTIRSDNVTVEGFSLTGTDLTYSVGKWYVRNAVYSYECDNLTIAGNDVFDDYLGISVRMAHNSTITGNTIHDVTYRGIWLDGQASLWDNSVRGSSGNTISNNVLYNITDATDLFGPICVRYATDNTITGNEIHDSGDYGLSILSSESNIVSGNQFRNISVGGIEAYFATDNLFVSNTFTGGQYAMFIRRGGSNIAYLNTFNTPSAHGWIANQPAASWQWNSTEPVTYMVHGEARPSYLGNFWGSSFTCNDSNTDGIGDERFVITTSSSTQIDNYPLCGPWKDGVILAPASIVLTPQTSSLTPGDVLTFSAVAYDDNGAEISPLAFGWTSSDATVGTVNATGYFTAHKIGTTTVSAGANGAVGTATVTVTPPHGDQTKDLPLNVPGCNMTTNGDGKQEVRVNTSATNATVSGNTIRIEEGTFSLNIRTEGAPTVVNGTVNGTVAGITLTTTPITTVLDGIGTVTASVSANLTGIPSGAGLQTTVSANVSADAQSAFQIAASSDGLNVNAVAYTMNIVKTNLTNGQDVSNATIRMTASPAWVNAHGGVDAVRIIRWAEDGTKEVLKTVLVGTDADGNLVFEAYSPNGLSVFGLTAVSPTTSGGETGSSHSSSSGGNSDVAAISGSIPAGETQTFVVRETAITRITVAAWDAIDDMLVTVGKASLPTGMDAPGQATFEVIETTLYRADPSVIDGMTLEFAVPTAWIKKHGLSADSIVLLSYEKGAWKPLKTSFLKEENGQALYSAEASGFSYFAIAAGTTASAGQQAGETVTPTVTATDAAETTAPATTTPTTQKSPVPWFLSLVAIGALFLLKRD
- a CDS encoding AAA family ATPase, yielding MEITDSKRDDLTGEAEACRQMLLPVKEEMQKVIVGQEETIDGLLTALVAGGNVLLEGVPGLAKTLIVRSLASCIDCSCARIQFTPDLLPSDITGTTVYNQKDGTFSLVRGPVFHNIILADEINRAPPKVQSALLEAMQERQVTIQGETLPLPDPFFVLATQNPLESEGTYPLPEAQTDRFLFKLLIDYPTVADEVEILDRYASGTSIAPACVLSVRDLQRVRAAARAVHADTAVREYAARVVDATRHPAAYCLDLADTVTWGASPRATIALVLGAKSRALLAGRGYIVPHDIKAVAHAALRHRILLTYAAEAAGTGTDTVVDTVLEAVEVP
- a CDS encoding DUF58 domain-containing protein; the encoded protein is MEEDIAALIRGVRPVPLQALLPVGGMQAGRHRSCLTGQGVEFAGIRAYVPGDDVRTIDWKVTARRGVPYVREYAEDRETTLYLAVDVSASAGFCGTAGKEEAIIEAAAALALGAGENGDRVGLCLFSDRVETFIPARRGKRHIAAVLSALLDRLPFSGGTDIAAPLRFIAAAVPRRSTVAVVSDFFGDPFFDDLAILRRRHETVLVRVVDAAEDAVPDVGLISLEDPETGEQILADTSDPVFRAGYREAAEEEARALAIGAGTCRTPLLPLRAGDDLSDAVTGRRR
- a CDS encoding vWA domain-containing protein → MPGFTHPLWLLGLLGLPILYILYLRAQKRRKTEALPFSRVALVKAALPRPSQRPLALFLFTLLAIGLIVTGLAGPHVPFAGVHEGVSVVLAIDTSGSMAAADYPPNRLEAAKAAGGTLLSGLEEGDYAGVVTFEAGAMSAAYLSPDLARVEGKLATVRLKDGPTALGDGLALAVDMADAIPNRKKVVVLLSDGVNNAGIITPLEAAAFAQERNVQVFTVGLGSAAPAAFGPTEDGTMQYADLDEETLRRIAEATGGTYYRSVDGGTLQEIYASLPGAIAREPEETDIAALFFAAAALVLLAECWLRYGRGRILP